The following proteins are co-located in the Labrys monachus genome:
- a CDS encoding ROK family transcriptional regulator: MSGYVARTGRQAGRSAAGRSVAGTNLEHARSHNRRVVLDVVRRLGPLSRAEIARETALTNQTISNIVDELELAGFLLPGVPTREGRGQPPIPYGINPEGAWSLGFHVDHRAITGALVDLTGRPVALREVAAQRPSPQDAAPILRRLADELAAEARIEPSRLLGAGLALPVRFDVGAITTAGPTTLPGWDGPDMRLHLSRTLGQPVLIENDAMAAAIGERLHGAARDIDSFVFLFLDQGLGAGLFLGGQPWRGASLNAGEIGHMIVVPGGRPCPCGNRGCLERYVSLSAAQEFLADDPASDTAIDLAAASPERLERWIDEAAPHLAAAVNILESTLDPETILLGGVAPAALLARLIEKAMPLPMSVGSRTGRDRPRLIAGAVGRHTVALGAASLPIFDEINPRFDVLLKR, translated from the coding sequence ATGTCTGGGTATGTCGCGAGGACCGGGAGACAGGCTGGCCGAAGCGCGGCGGGCCGGAGCGTCGCCGGCACCAATCTCGAACATGCCCGCTCGCACAACCGGCGCGTGGTGCTCGACGTCGTCCGGCGGCTCGGGCCGCTGTCGAGGGCCGAGATCGCACGCGAGACCGCGCTCACCAACCAGACCATCTCCAACATCGTCGACGAGCTGGAGCTCGCCGGCTTCCTGCTGCCGGGCGTGCCGACCCGGGAAGGGCGCGGCCAGCCGCCCATTCCCTATGGCATCAATCCGGAGGGGGCCTGGTCCCTCGGCTTCCATGTCGACCACCGGGCGATCACCGGCGCGCTGGTCGACCTTACCGGCAGGCCGGTCGCCCTCAGGGAAGTCGCCGCGCAGCGGCCCTCCCCGCAGGATGCGGCGCCGATCCTCCGGCGCCTCGCCGACGAACTCGCCGCCGAGGCCCGGATCGAGCCCTCGCGCCTGCTCGGAGCCGGCCTCGCCCTTCCCGTGCGCTTCGACGTCGGCGCCATCACCACCGCGGGGCCGACCACCCTGCCCGGCTGGGACGGGCCGGACATGCGCCTTCATCTCAGCCGGACCCTCGGCCAGCCCGTGCTGATCGAGAACGACGCCATGGCCGCCGCCATCGGCGAGCGGCTGCACGGGGCGGCCCGCGACATCGACAGCTTCGTCTTCCTCTTCCTCGACCAGGGCCTCGGCGCCGGCCTGTTCCTCGGCGGCCAGCCCTGGCGCGGCGCCTCGCTCAATGCCGGCGAGATCGGCCATATGATCGTGGTGCCCGGCGGAAGGCCCTGCCCGTGCGGCAATCGCGGCTGCCTGGAGCGCTACGTCTCCCTCAGCGCCGCGCAGGAATTCCTCGCCGACGACCCCGCCTCCGATACGGCGATCGACCTCGCCGCCGCATCGCCGGAGCGCCTGGAGCGCTGGATCGACGAGGCGGCACCCCATCTCGCTGCCGCCGTCAACATCCTGGAATCGACGCTCGATCCCGAGACGATCCTGCTCGGCGGCGTCGCGCCGGCGGCCCTGCTCGCGCGGCTGATCGAAAAGGCGATGCCGCTGCCGATGTCGGTCGGCTCGCGCACGGGCCGCGATCGGCCGCGCCTCATCGCCGGCGCCGTCGGCCGCCACACCGTGGCGCTCGGCGCCGCCTCGCTGCCGATCTTCGACGAGATCAATCCGAGGTTCGACGTGCTGCTGAAGCGGTAG
- a CDS encoding extracellular solute-binding protein, translating to MAALGAMSSASAETLNALFMAQAAYSDSDVKAMTAAFEKDNPGVTVNLEFVPYEALYDKIVASKAAGGAGYDVVLYDVIWPAAFAQNNVLVDVTDRLKGLDRSQIFDGAWATVDYDGKTYGMPWILDTKYLFYNTEMLKKAGIAAPPKTWEELAKDAKIIKDKGIVQYPIVWSWSQAEAVICDYVTIAAAYGGKFFDDGKPAFDKGGSLDALKYMVQTLKDGVSNPNSKEYLEEDVRKVFSAGDAAFALNWTYMYGKANDPAESKVVGKVGVEPAPGVEGKTAASAVNGSMALGITAGSSKVDLAWKYIAYLTSKPVQDKYAQLSLPIWKASYTDPAVTKGQEPLVQSADVAIGLMTPRPMVASYQELSTILQTQIQNALAGKATPEDALAAAAKDAARIR from the coding sequence ATGGCGGCGCTGGGCGCGATGTCCTCGGCGTCCGCCGAAACGCTCAACGCTTTGTTCATGGCGCAGGCCGCCTATAGCGACAGCGACGTCAAGGCGATGACGGCTGCCTTCGAGAAGGACAATCCGGGCGTCACCGTCAACCTCGAATTCGTGCCCTATGAGGCGCTCTACGACAAGATCGTCGCCTCCAAGGCCGCCGGCGGCGCGGGCTACGACGTCGTGCTCTACGACGTGATCTGGCCGGCCGCCTTCGCCCAGAACAACGTCCTGGTCGACGTCACCGACAGGCTCAAGGGCCTCGACCGTTCGCAGATCTTCGACGGTGCCTGGGCGACCGTGGACTATGACGGCAAGACCTATGGCATGCCCTGGATCCTCGACACCAAATATCTGTTCTACAACACCGAGATGCTGAAGAAGGCCGGCATCGCCGCGCCGCCCAAGACCTGGGAGGAACTGGCCAAGGACGCCAAGATCATCAAGGACAAGGGCATCGTCCAATATCCGATCGTGTGGAGCTGGTCGCAGGCCGAGGCGGTCATCTGCGACTATGTGACGATCGCCGCGGCCTATGGCGGCAAGTTCTTCGACGACGGCAAGCCGGCCTTCGACAAGGGCGGCTCGCTCGATGCGCTGAAATACATGGTGCAGACGCTGAAGGACGGCGTCTCCAACCCCAATTCCAAGGAATATCTGGAAGAGGACGTCCGCAAGGTGTTCTCGGCGGGCGACGCCGCCTTCGCCCTGAACTGGACCTATATGTACGGCAAGGCCAATGATCCCGCCGAAAGCAAGGTGGTCGGCAAGGTCGGCGTCGAGCCGGCGCCCGGCGTCGAGGGCAAGACCGCCGCGTCGGCGGTGAACGGCTCGATGGCGCTCGGCATCACCGCCGGCTCCTCCAAGGTGGATCTCGCCTGGAAATACATCGCCTATCTCACCTCCAAGCCGGTCCAGGACAAATACGCCCAGCTCAGCCTGCCGATCTGGAAGGCGTCCTACACCGATCCCGCCGTCACCAAGGGCCAGGAGCCGTTGGTGCAGTCCGCCGACGTCGCGATCGGCCTGATGACGCCGCGCCCGATGGTCGCCAGCTACCAGGAACTGTCGACCATCCTGCAGACGCAGATCCAGAACGCGCTCGCCGGCAAGGCGACGCCGGAGGATGCCCTCGCCGCGGCCGCCAAGGATGCGGCGCGCATCCGCTGA